From the candidate division WOR-3 bacterium genome, one window contains:
- a CDS encoding GntR family transcriptional regulator: MYYIFNTILMEIEKDKPIWKQIVKEVKGRIVRKEIIRELPAVRAFAEEIRVNPNTVARAYRELEREGVVESWVGRGTWVKEGVTEKLKEKMIKDAVDKFLRDLISIGLSKREIKKIVRDLYDRD; the protein is encoded by the coding sequence TTGTATTATATTTTTAATACAATATTAATGGAGATAGAGAAAGATAAGCCAATTTGGAAGCAGATAGTTAAGGAAGTTAAAGGAAGGATTGTGAGGAAGGAGATTATTCGAGAGCTTCCCGCGGTGAGGGCTTTTGCAGAGGAAATTAGAGTGAATCCGAACACGGTTGCGCGTGCGTATAGGGAATTGGAGAGAGAAGGAGTTGTTGAGAGTTGGGTTGGGAGGGGGACGTGGGTAAAAGAAGGGGTAACAGAGAAACTGAAAGAGAAAATGATTAAAGATGCTGTAGATAAATTTTTAAGGGATCTTATTTCTATAGGGTTATCAAAAAGGGAAATAAAAAAAATAGTGAGGGATTTATATGATAGAGATTAA
- a CDS encoding ABC transporter ATP-binding protein, with amino-acid sequence MIEIKNLVKRYGSIYAINGINLRVEDNSFVGLVGPNGSGKTTLLKLIFGFLRPSYGEIKVDGEFPGVRLRMKAAFYSENDSVYQWMRVGSLIKWYSSFFLDWNREKEEELLDFFKIPSRMYVVHLSKGLKAKLRMLLILSRDAKLFLFDEPFSGVDPASREAIAEGILKAYKEGKTFILSTHIVRDVETLFERTIFMKEGNILIDDETDKLREEYGKSVEEIFREIFK; translated from the coding sequence ATGATAGAGATTAAAAATCTTGTGAAAAGATATGGTTCTATTTATGCAATAAATGGAATTAATCTTAGAGTGGAAGATAATTCTTTTGTTGGTTTGGTTGGCCCAAATGGTAGTGGCAAGACAACGCTTCTTAAACTTATTTTCGGTTTTTTGCGTCCAAGTTATGGAGAGATTAAGGTTGATGGAGAATTTCCTGGTGTAAGGTTGAGAATGAAAGCTGCTTTTTATTCTGAGAACGATTCCGTTTATCAGTGGATGAGGGTGGGAAGTTTAATTAAATGGTATTCAAGTTTCTTTCTTGATTGGAATAGAGAAAAGGAGGAAGAACTTCTTGATTTTTTTAAAATTCCTTCTCGTATGTATGTAGTTCATTTATCAAAAGGATTAAAGGCAAAACTGAGAATGCTCCTTATTCTTTCCAGAGATGCAAAACTCTTTCTTTTTGATGAACCTTTTTCAGGGGTAGATCCTGCTTCAAGAGAGGCAATTGCGGAAGGAATTTTAAAAGCTTATAAGGAGGGCAAGACGTTTATTTTATCTACTCATATAGTGAGGGATGTAGAGACGCTTTTTGAAAGAACCATATTTATGAAGGAAGGTAACATTTTAATTGATGATGAAACTGATAAACTAAGAGAAGAATATGGAAAATCAGTAGAGGAGATTTTTAGAGAGATTTTTAAATGA
- a CDS encoding aldo/keto reductase, with the protein MEYKNLTQEVKIPVLGLGTWEIGGRLSRDTSKDKEEIDVIKKAIELGYTHIDTAEMYGGGHSEELIGIAIKDFKRESLFITTKVSPENLRYNDVIKSAEKSLNRLKTDYIDLYLIHVPNPKIPIKETMRAMNFLVKRKIIKFIGVSNFGVEQLKEAQSYSENKIVNNQIEYNLLTRLKGMYNDNIESEIIPYCQENNIIITAWRPLAKGKLIEGRFQLLEELERKYNKTRAQIAINWLIGKKNIITIPKSTNIEHLKENLGSLGWRLSEEDNKRLDEEFL; encoded by the coding sequence ATGGAATATAAGAATTTAACCCAAGAGGTAAAGATTCCTGTTCTTGGTCTTGGAACTTGGGAAATTGGAGGTAGGTTAAGTAGAGATACATCAAAGGATAAAGAGGAAATTGATGTTATAAAGAAAGCGATAGAACTTGGATATACTCATATAGATACAGCAGAAATGTATGGAGGAGGTCATTCAGAAGAACTAATTGGAATTGCGATTAAAGATTTTAAAAGAGAATCTCTTTTTATCACAACAAAAGTTTCTCCGGAAAATCTTCGTTACAATGATGTAATTAAATCCGCAGAAAAAAGTTTAAATAGGCTTAAAACTGATTATATAGACTTGTATTTAATCCATGTTCCAAATCCTAAGATTCCTATAAAAGAAACAATGAGAGCAATGAATTTCTTAGTTAAGCGGAAGATCATAAAATTTATCGGTGTGAGTAATTTTGGGGTAGAGCAATTGAAAGAAGCTCAAAGTTATTCTGAAAATAAAATTGTAAATAACCAGATAGAGTATAATCTTCTTACTAGACTTAAAGGTATGTATAACGATAATATAGAGTCGGAAATAATCCCTTATTGTCAGGAAAATAATATCATTATAACAGCGTGGAGACCTTTAGCCAAAGGTAAATTAATAGAAGGAAGATTCCAATTGTTAGAAGAGTTGGAAAGAAAATATAATAAAACAAGGGCTCAAATAGCAATAAATTGGTTAATTGGGAAAAAGAATATAATCACAATTCCAAAATCTACAAACATAGAGCATCTAAAGGAAAATTTAGGATCTCTTGGTTGGAGACTTAGTGAAGAAGACAATAAACGGTTGGATGAAGAGTTTTTATGA
- a CDS encoding glycosidase: MAISEIKPSDLFKRYAGNPILTANEWPYSVNSVFNPGATIFNGETYLLVRAEDHRGFSHLTLAKSKDGVTNWHIDNEPTLDYYKGHPEEKWGLEDPRIVWLEDLEKYAIVYVSFSSVGPKVSLALTKDFQVFEKFGALLPPEDKDASLFPRKFDNRFVLIHRPIVRGEAHIWMSFSPDLIHWGDHRVLLERRGGLWDSVRVGLGPQPIETPDGWLIIYHGVRTTAAGAIYRVGLALLDLDEPWKVLRRSEEWVFGPKESYEFIGDVPGVVFPTGAVINGDKDELRLYYGAADSSVCVAFASLKEILRYLKKCPRE; encoded by the coding sequence TTGGCAATTTCAGAAATTAAGCCATCAGATTTGTTTAAAAGATATGCAGGTAACCCAATATTGACTGCGAACGAATGGCCTTATTCTGTTAATTCCGTTTTTAACCCTGGAGCTACAATTTTTAATGGAGAGACGTATCTTTTGGTAAGGGCGGAAGATCATAGAGGTTTTTCCCATCTTACACTTGCAAAAAGTAAAGATGGGGTAACAAACTGGCATATCGATAATGAACCAACGCTGGATTATTATAAAGGTCATCCTGAAGAAAAATGGGGCCTTGAGGATCCAAGAATTGTTTGGCTTGAAGATTTGGAAAAGTATGCAATAGTTTATGTTTCTTTTTCTTCTGTGGGACCAAAGGTTTCTTTAGCATTAACAAAAGATTTTCAGGTTTTTGAGAAATTTGGAGCACTTCTTCCGCCTGAGGATAAGGATGCTTCTCTCTTCCCAAGGAAGTTTGATAATAGATTTGTTTTGATTCACCGGCCAATAGTGAGGGGAGAAGCCCACATTTGGATGTCTTTCTCTCCTGATCTCATTCATTGGGGAGATCATAGAGTCCTTTTAGAAAGAAGAGGAGGGTTATGGGATAGTGTGAGAGTTGGATTGGGTCCTCAGCCAATAGAGACTCCTGATGGTTGGCTTATAATATACCATGGGGTTCGTACTACTGCTGCTGGGGCTATTTACAGGGTTGGTCTTGCTTTACTTGATCTTGATGAACCTTGGAAAGTTTTAAGGAGAAGCGAAGAATGGGTTTTTGGACCAAAAGAATCTTATGAGTTTATTGGAGATGTTCCTGGGGTTGTTTTTCCTACAGGGGCTGTGATTAATGGAGATAAAGACGAATTGAGGTTGTATTATGGAGCCGCAGATTCAAGTGTTTGTGTGGCTTTCGCAAGTTTAAAAGAGATTCTTCGTTATTTAAAAAAATGTCCAAGGGAGTAG
- the metW gene encoding methionine biosynthesis protein MetW, producing the protein MLRYIRELEFQTICSYIKEGSSVLDLGCGECELLERLIKNKNVKGQGIEIDEKKIYKCVERGVPVLHEDIEYGLPDYKNKSFDYIVLQQSLSEVVKQPEKVIEEALRVGKKVIISFSNFAHYKARFQIFFKGKTPVTPSLPYSWYDTPNLHFLSISDFIDYCKERKIKIEKANFLGFKKRVYLFPNFFALVGIFMISKD; encoded by the coding sequence ATGTTAAGGTATATTAGAGAACTTGAATTTCAAACAATATGTAGTTACATAAAAGAAGGTTCCTCTGTTCTTGATTTAGGTTGTGGAGAGTGTGAACTCCTTGAACGCTTAATAAAGAATAAAAATGTAAAAGGGCAAGGAATAGAAATAGATGAGAAGAAAATATACAAATGTGTAGAAAGAGGAGTTCCTGTTCTCCATGAAGATATTGAATATGGTTTACCAGATTACAAAAACAAATCTTTTGATTATATTGTGCTTCAACAGAGCTTATCAGAAGTTGTTAAACAGCCTGAGAAAGTAATAGAAGAAGCTCTTAGGGTTGGAAAAAAAGTAATAATTAGTTTTTCAAATTTTGCTCATTATAAAGCGAGATTCCAAATTTTCTTCAAAGGGAAAACTCCAGTTACTCCTTCTCTTCCTTATTCCTGGTACGATACTCCTAATCTTCATTTTCTAAGTATTTCGGACTTTATAGATTACTGTAAAGAAAGAAAAATCAAAATAGAAAAAGCAAATTTCTTGGGTTTCAAAAAAAGAGTCTATTTATTTCCAAATTTCTTTGCCCTTGTTGGCATCTTTATGATTTCAAAAGATTAA